A genomic stretch from Vanrija pseudolonga chromosome 6, complete sequence includes:
- the Rv1895 gene encoding putative zinc-binding alcohol dehydrogenase, translating into MSLPTTMKAVIIKEPYVLALEERPFPQLKADTDVIIKVSTAGICGSDLHIYRGHQPGPYNFIIGHEAVGTIVKAGDDVKKWKVGDRVIVPFSTSCGKCYYCAKGYTSRCANGDLFGSVKADGMQAEYARVSHADGCLFAAPADIPEKLMVLMADIVPTGYYVATNAKRLADEDRSDQLDKVGKKGGVAVVIGCGPVGLCAISSAVTMFDKVFATDIAEHRLEAAARHGAIALPADKVKAAILEATEGRGADAALEVVGHAAAIDTAVDLVRPYGVISSCGVHTHPVTVPGSALYGKNLRFQYGRCSVQTFIPGAIEILRTNKDLFEHFIENEIGFDEVVEVGLVAGGRANAQSYKLFEKNKIGKTVIVLDK; encoded by the exons ATGTCCCTCCCTACCACCATGAAGGCCGTGATCATCAAGGAGCCGTATGTGCTCGCGCTTGAAGAGAGGCCCTTCCCCCAGCTCAAGGCAGACACGGATGTCATCATCAAGGTGTCGACGGCGGGTATTTGTG GCTCCGATCTCCACATCTACCGCGGCCACCAGCCCGGGCCATACAACTTCATCATCGGCCACGAGGCTGTTGGCACGAtcgtcaaggccggcgaTGACGTCAAGAAGTGGAAGGTCGGCGACCGTGTCATTGTGCCCTTCTCGACCAGCTGCG GCAAGTGCTACTACTGCGCCAAGGGCTACACGTCGCGCTGTGCCAACGGCGACCTGTTCGGCAGCGTCAAGGCGGACGGCATGCAGGCCGAGTACGCTCGCGTGTCGCATGCCGACGGGTGCCTGttcgccgcgccggccgacatCCCCGAGAAGCTCATGGTGCTCATGGCCGACATCGTCCCGACGGGCTACTACGTCGCGACGAACGCCAAGCGGCTCGCGGACGAGGACAGGTCGgaccagctcgacaaggtcggcaagaagggcggcgtggccgtCGTCATTGGCTGTGGACCCGTCGGGCTGTGCGCCATCTCGTCCGCCGTGACCATGTTCGACAAGGTCTTCGCGACCGATATCGCCGAGCACCgtctcgaggccgccgcgcgccacggcgccatTGCGCTGCCCGCTgacaaggtcaaggctgCCATCCTTGAGGCGACGgagggccgcggcgccgacgccgcgctcgaggtcgtcggccaCGCTGCCGCGATCGACACGGCAGTTGACCTCGTGCGTCCTTATGGCGTCATCTCGAGCTGCGGTGTGCACACGCACCCCGTGACGGTTCCTGGCTCTGCGCTCTACGGCAAGAA CCTCCGCTTCCAGTACGGCCGCTGCTCGGTGCAGACCTTCATCCCAGGCGCTATCGAGATCCTGCGGACCAACAAGGACCTGTTTGAGCACTTTATCGAGAACGAGATTGGCTtcgacgaggtcgttgaGGTAGGTCTGGTGGCTGGAGGCCGCGCTAACGCCCAGTCGTACAAGCTGTTCGAGAAGAACAAGATTGGCAAGACGGTCATCGTGCTGGACAAGTAG
- the SPBC1683.13c_0 gene encoding putative transcriptional regulatory protein, translating to MSQPVKRRAGSSSGQTPEQPQKYKKRSYGHSCLVCRERKIKCEGGENPPCKPCLDTNTVCEQVERTRPPKKRMDDETAAMMAGFEQRLRRLEAMANVASGSSSAPQAVGSSSVGNPGFNNNNNNVGTKSRSRSASPTPGTHESEHVLPRPRYDLGSASRPVYHGELSMFDDSGTRPRQSRAGSPLGVAGGQTWTEDRLRAAARLRHRYASVEDGEAWMDAYFAWVSCADGIVHRPIFLRDMALEGPYFSEFLLIVIYIVGIRLCFGMDDREREAKGEQYVSLAMSMLSEEIMGPGRITTIQALLVLSGRQIAVGTTNQAWMLLGMAIRMMQDMGLHLPVSDDAASLRLSAEDRDMRNRVFWSAYIWDKTMSLALGREPGFSCRPGLSTDSLPQDPDDNMEWEPILWKGAVLPKPGPYPPTLLLKTFALRHYAHLALILESVMTNMYSPNHESQRSLSFIRSAADQLDAWRNNLPSALKVEGPNLPEWCPPPNVILINLLYYTMRILIYRPLLTENSRSSLAMSALGHCRTAATRINEILHLWSSSFGHNCHHYLILYYCFIASGVDLFLIRTGKGLIRDEAFERVEFSLEVLEQAAHQGPCIRRGIVSIRTQLDRITHGAGFSSKPVAADSVSPSVPTGLEASNSTGSLTPSMTLSQPNATVSMDNGLAWFGDGSFWDHQTLLDMLRAAPTDPINTEIPFSFVTDQPELFPPSTL from the exons ATGTCGCAGCCGGtcaagcgccgcgcggggTCGTCATCGGGCCAGACGCCCGAGCAGCCGCAAAAGTACAAGAAGAGGAGTTACGGGCACTCGTGCTTG GTATGCCGCGAGCGCAAGATCAAgtgcgagggcggcgagaacCCACCGTGCAAGCCATGCCTCGACACGAACACGGTCTGCGAGCAGGTTGAGCGGACGCGCCCGCCAAAGAAGCGTatggacgacgagacggcagCCATGATGGCCGGGTTCGAGCAGCGTCTGCGGCGGCTCGAAGCGATGGCCAACGTCGCGTCGggaagcagcagcgcgccgcaagCTGTAGGCAGCTCCAGCGTCGGCAACCCTGGcttcaacaacaacaacaacaacgtcGGCACCAAGTCGCgcagccgctcggcgtcgcctaCGCCCGGCACGCACGAGTCGGAGCACGTCCTCCCGAGGCCGCGGTACGACCTCGGTTCCGCCTCGCGACCGGTATACCATGGCGAGCTGAGCATGTTTGACGACTCGGGCACGCGGCCGCGCCAGTCGCGTGCCGGCTctccgctcggcgtggcAGGCGGGCAGACGTGGACCGAGGACCGgctgcgtgccgccgcgcgcttaAGGCATCGGTACGCgagcgtcgaggacggcgaggcgtggATGGACGCGTACTTTGCCTGGGTCAGCTGCGCGGACGGCATCGTCCACCGGCCAATCTTCCTCC gcGATATGGCGCTCGAAGGGCCGTACTTCTCCGAGTTTCTGCTGATTGTCATCTACATCGTCGGCATCAGATTGTGCTTCGGCATggacgaccgcgagcgcgaggccaagggAGAGCAGTATGTCAGCTTGGCGATGAGCATGCTCTCGGAAGAGATCATGGGACCTGGGCGGATAACGACGATTC AGGCCCTCCTCGTGCTCTCGGGACGTCAgatcgccgtcggcacgACCAACCAGGCTTGGATGCTCCTCGGCATGGCGATCCGCATGATGCAGGAC ATGGGACTCCACCTCCCCGTATCCGACGACGCAGCGAGTCTGCGCTTGTCGGCCGAGGACCGCGACATGCGCAACCGCGTGTTCTGGAGTG CATACATCTGGGACAAGACCATGTCGCTGGCACTCGGACGGGAGCCTGGGTTCAGCTGCCGACCAGGGCTGTCCACCGACTCGCTACCACAAGACCCCGACGACAACATGGAGTGGGAGCCTATCTTGTGGAAGGGTGCTGTTCTGCCTAAGCCTGG GCCCTACCCACCCACGCTCCTGCTCAAGACATTCGCGCTACGACACTacgcccacctcgcgctcatcctcgagTCGGTCATGACCAACATGTACTCGCCCAACCACGAGAGCCAGCGGTCGCTGTCGTTCATCCGGTCAGCAGCagaccagctcgacgcgtGGCGCAACAACCTGCCATCGGcgctcaaggtcgagggGCCCAACCTGCCAGAGTGGTGTCCTCCGCCCAACGTCATTCTCATCAA CCTCCTATACTACACGATGCGCATCCTGATCTACCGGCCGCTGCTCACCGAGAACagtcgctcgtcgctcgccatgTCGGCGCTTGGCCACTGCCGTACCGCTGCAACGCGGATCAACGAGATCCTCCACCTGTGGTCAAGTTCGTTTGGGCACAACTGTCACCACTACCTCATCCTCTACTACTGCTTCATTGCCAG cggcgtcgacctgtTCCTCATCCGCACAGGCAAGGGCCTGATCCGCGATGAGGCATTCGAACGCGTCGAGTTCtcgctcgaggtgctcgagcaggccgcgcACCAAGGACCATGCATCCGCCGCGGCATCGTCAGCATCCGCACGCAGCTCGATCGCATAACGCACGGCGCCGGCTTCTCCAGCAagcccgtcgcggccgactcggtgtcTCCCAGCGTGCCGACTGGCCTCGAGGCGTCCAACTCGACTGGCAGCCTGACGCCAAGCATGACCCTGTCGCAGCCGAACGCTACAGTGTCGATGGACAACGGCCTCGCGTGGTTTGGTGACGGCAGTTTCTGGGACCACCAGACGCTGCTCGACATGCTGCGTGCAGCGCCGACCGACCCTATCAACACGGAGATTCCCTTTTCGTTTGTTACCGACCAGCCCGAGCTGTTCCCTCCCTCTACGTTGTAG